The sequence cagaatagtgagtgcagctctggagtataatacaggatgtaactcaggatcagtacaggataagtaatgtatgtacacagtgactgcaccggcagaatagtgagtgcagctctggaggataatacaggatgtaactcaggatcagtacaggataagtaatgtatgtacacagtgactgcagcggcagaatagtgagtgcagctctggagtataatacaggatgtaactcaggagcagtacaggataagtaatgtatgtacacagtgactgcaccggcagaatagtgagtgcagctctggagtataatacaggatgtaactcaggatcagtacaggataagtaatgtaccgtGCTTCTCTGAAAATAAGACAgggtcttatatatattttttctctgaaaaaagggttagggcttattatcggggtagggcttattttggcTCATCTACAGGTCTATCTCTTCTGTCCTGAGATTTTAGTCCACTTTCTGCTCCACTCCTTTACTTCATTAGGATTGTGACTAGGGATGAACAAAccggaactgcaaagttcgggttcgtaccgaactttgtgagttcggggacccgaacccggacattTTTAGTGAAGTCTGGGTTCTGGTTCAAGgttcaggtgttttttttaattactttattattttctgttataatatggttatatcagaaaataatggcattcttaatACGGGATGCAAAAGGGAAACCTTTAGaagcattccgttttgcattccatcataatagaagtctatgggcagcaaatacggatccgtcctggtttccgttatccAGAACAGgactctattatgacggaatgcaaaatggattaCCTCTAAATGTTtcccttttgcattctgtcttaagaataccATTATTTTCCAATATgttataacaaaaataataaagtgaagttcggatcCCTATtccctttaatggggttcggggtcaagtttgggtcccaaacccgaactttgacctgaagtttggctgaacccggcgaacctgaacttccacgggtttgTTTTTCCCTAATTGTGACATTTTTTGCAACTTCTTAGTAAGACACACCGTCACAGGGGTAATATTCATTGTTTCCTTTGTCTTCTCCAGATGGTCTTGACAAATAACATCACCTCTGTTAGCCTTCTGGGAATTCCTAATCTTCAAAACTTCACATTTCTGTTCTTCTCTTTACTAGTTTTTATATACTGTGCAACCATTTCTGGAAACCTTCTCATCTTGTTCTTGTATTTAGTGAGTAAATCCCTTCGATCACCCATGTACTTCTTCATTACACAGCtttcactctgtgacctcctgctcTCTACAGATATTGTCCCCATGCTTCTTCATACCATTCTGTATGGAGGGATCACTATGACTCTTACCAGCTGCATCATCCAGTTTGTTTTCTTAGTCATCTCAGGGTCCTCGGAATGTCTTTTTCTGTCAGTGATGTCCTATGATCGGTATCTGGCCATCTGTAACCCCCTTCGTTATAACTCCATCATGAATAATACGTTTTGTGTGACATCAGTAGATATAATTTGGTCGGTTGGCTTTATAGTGACATTGTATTATGTAATTTCAATAAATAGTTTGTATTTCTGTGGACCACACGTTATTGACCATTTCTACTGCGATATTGAACCTATCCTGCAGCTCTCTTGCTCTGATACATCCATAATTCACATCCGACTTCTTATACTGAGTTTTTTCTATGCAATGTTACCATTTATAATCATTGTGATGTCCTATGTTTACATTGTCATCGCCATCCTGAAGATTCAATCCAATACCGGAAGACATAAAGCCTTCTCCACTTGTAGCTCCCACCTCATTGTGGTTTCCTTATTTTATGGGACAATAATCATTGTTTATATGTTTCCTACAAAAGGACAATCTCTGCTCCTGAGTAAGGTCTTGTCTCTGATGTATACGGTCCTGGCCCCTCTGCTCAATCCTATCATATACACCCTGAGGAACAAAGACTTCAAAGAAGCTTTTCAGAAAAGGTTAAGTATGTTATAAAAGAGTCCATTCACAGTATGTTTTCAGTGTAAGTTGGGGGGTATACCCCTTGGGTGGGGGTATCTCCAAACATATACTTTATCTTTGTCGAATGCCTCCAACATATGCCACCAGAGGGCCACACATGACTCATAGGCTCCCATGCTGAATAAAACAAATTATACTGATATATACTGGTCCTACATAGACCAAACAGACACTTTTACCTACTTTGGGTAAATAAGGGACAATGTACATTTTTACAAACTGTATAATAATATTGATAATCTTTACATAGTGGCAACAATGAAATAAAACAGACATTACAATAAGAAATGAATGTTAATGAACTGctctcaggataagccatcaatttctttttcctaagaagtggtaATAAAACCTCACTACATCCTACGGCAGATAGTAAGAGAGTCTCTCTGTTGATAATTTGTGTGAGAGCTTTAATAGTTTGGGCTGTCCTGAGGAGGAGTTTGGGGAGGAGGTTGGTGACCCCATGCATACCTGTGttgatggtggtggtaatagtggcacccaTAGTCACAGCAATGACGGTTGGGTTCAGAGACAGTGGCAGTCTGTGAAAACACAGAGCAGGGGAAAGTGTCTAAAGAAGCCACCCACcatctcacagtctgataaaagctgAAGGGAGAGTGAGGACTTTGATGACGATTGCGTGCTAGCAGggacggattaagagcatcacgggcctggtgctgaggattttgctgggcctttttatggaactgcactcagtgtcttaattacatatatattttatcgataccattaaagtattttgttcctgcaactaccccttcatttggcgtctatcttggcaacatggagggggaccacgggagggggaccctgagggtgggggcaccctcagggcactatagtgtcaggaaaaccgctttgttttcctgacactatagtgatcatttaacatgactatgaagattacaaattgttttctagctgctgtggactgtggacaacagcagctagaaacagtaattttcatagagctgtgttatgatttatggacacagcactcagcatgcttagccagtcagatagaaggctggctaagcatgctgagagctgtgtctaaataacatatgtaagagaatgtctggagtggtagtggatggaaggtatgtaccaccgggggtcgtggccctggtggagtaagagcagggtggacgggtttcagttgttggtgtcagtctacactgatcctggcaggttggttatctctggccttagttgggtagggaaggagttaatccttcactatgcttgctgggtgtggtctgcctgctacaccccgggctgtggatataggtttgaggctcactgactgtggtgctgctgatgaagtgtggtctcctatctcactgcaggaagctgtatgggagGCTGATCGCTCGGTCGGGCTGAGCGCTGTAGTCCGCTCGTCTAACAAGAACTGCCCaattgctgcaggctcagcgaaggaccaaaagaagggatcctgtggccggagccaatcccttgtccaggccgacacgtggcctgtctaacttgcacgaacttggacaaacccgccccatgacaaggtgtagtactgaccactgatgtgagagactttgtgaacaggcaccaagacgcctgcagcgtttcgggatccgttgtgggaggtggggtttatgGACATTGCTGTTGTGTAAATTGCACAATTTTGATGTGATGCACTgaagtgaataaaagagcacggtttggacacaaagcctgtctcctgagcctctatactgccaccgctaccatctgcctaccagagcaaacccccacaattggtggaggatgcgggcaaacggCAGTGAGGCTGAAAATTGTGCTGTttggactgtatgtcatatattaagccggcaagctttgtggctccagataagatggaggaggccattagacacttggtgcaaagtaatgaggaggctactcggagacatgaggaagccctgagagaccagcggcagttgaatagtctactggcccagcaactggcgactatgcaggagtccatgcgtgtgttacaacaacaagccgtcccGGGGGGAACCGCAATcccgggataaggtgcgctcagcgttaaggaagatgggccccgaggatgatatcgaggcgttcctgatggtcttcgaacgcactgcggaacaggaaaggttaccggcagaacagtgggccgaagtagtggcgccatttttagtgggtgacgcacaaaaggcctacttcgacctcagtcaggaggaagccaagagctatgagagactgaagggggaggtgttggctcgtcttggggttaatacctatgtgcgtgcacatcgagtctaccagtgggctTTCTCAGAGTCCAAGactgctcggtcccaggcctatgacctgttacacctcgtaaaaaaatggctgcagcctgagacattgagcccctcgcagatggtggaacgtGTGGTGGTGGATCGTTTGGTGCGTACCCTCCCAAGAGCAatacagcgctgggtgggacaAGGTGATCCAGGCACCCTGGATCAAGTTGTTGGCCTAGTCGAGAGATACATGGCAACCCAGGACTTGGTCCGAGAGTCCGCCTTCCTGCAAAAGCCgcgttcactctccctgccacaaGGGGGACCTGAGAAGGGGGCTCAACGGCTTAAGGGGGGGGAGGTGATTTCCACTCCTGGGAGGCCAAACCTGGGGAGACGAGAGGCCCCGGGGATTAGATGTTGGCACTGTCAGGGCCTGGGACACATTGCTGCCAACTGCCCGAGGGCGGAAgagcccatggactgcgggttcgcacGAAGGTCCTCCTTTTTCGGCCAGCCGGTGTATGTTGCTGCTTCGCTGCTATCCACTGATACACCCCCGTTGTGTGCCATCTCTATTAATGGACACCCAGTTAAGGCATTGCTAGACTCGGGGAGCTTAGTGACCCTCGTGCACGAGTCCCTGGTGGCCAGTCGCGGCTCAGGCAAGCAAACCATCAGgattgtgtgcattcatggggaccagCGAGAATATCCTACAACCTGTGTGACCTTGTCTACCCTCGGAAGGGAGATACAGCAGGTGGTTGGGGTGGGGCGACAAATCCCTTACGCTGCCATCCTAGGTAGGGATTGTCCCCTGTTCTGGTCTCTCTGGGAGGGACGGGGTGCAGAGCCGGTGCCCGTTGATCCTGAAGAGGAGCTACCAGCTGTAGGGGTCACCAATAAGGAGGAAGAGTGTCAACCCGATAGCTTGTACCTAGAGGGGTTGGCTGGTGAGCCGGTGGCAGCCCCATCTGTTCCAGAACTAGAAGTATCCCGAGACACattcgggaccgcccagctccaggatcctacATTGTCACGGGCCAGAGAAGGGGTGACAGTCATCAATGGAGTGGCTCAGCACCCGGGAGCCGACTCGGAATTTCCCCACCTGGCCTGTAACCAGGACCTACTGTACCGGGTCGACAAAGTCCGGCAAGAGGTAATAGAACAgttggtggtaccccagccataccgccgcATGGTATTAGACCTAGCGCATACACATGTGTTAGGAGGACATCTGGGGGTCCAGAAAACTCAGGAACGTATACTGCAGCGTTTCTATTGGCCGGGGATATATGAGGAAGTCAGGAGGTTTTGCCAGTCCTGTCCAGAGTGTCAGAGgaccagcccccagcctcattatCGTAGTCCCCTGGTGCCCATGCCCATTATTGAAGTACCTTGCGAAAGGGTTGCAATGGACCTGGTAGGCCCCATTAACAAGTCAGCCAGAGGCCACCAACATATCCTGGTCATAGTAGACTACGCTACTCGCTACCCTGAGGCGATACCCCTGCGCCACACGTCAGCCAAGCTGATAGCCAAGGAGCTGATGGGTATGTTCTCCCGGGTGGGGATCCCAAAGGAGATATTGacggaccaagggacccctttcatgtccaaagtgatgagggagctctgcaaaatattaaatattaagcaCTTGCGTACTTCcgtctatcacccccaaactgacGGACTAGTGGAACGCTTTAATAAGACCCTAAAGTCAATGCTCAAGAGAGCGGTGGCAaaagatggaaaggactgggacctcttgCTGCCCTATGTGTTATTTgcggtgcgagaagtgccccaggcgtccacgGGGTTCTCACCGTTTGAGCTGTTATATGGTAGGCATCCCCGAGGGCTGTTGGATATCGCTaaagaggcatgggagcaacagcctacCCCTCACAAAAGGATAGTCGAGCACATCGAGAAGATGCAGGACCGGATAGGAACAGTTCTGCCCATAGTCCGTGAACATATGGAAGCGGCACAGCTGGCCCAGAGCCGCGTGTACAACCGGGCCGCCCAGGTAAGGACGTTTAACCCGGGCGACCGAGTGTTAGTACTAGTGCCTGGCCAGGTGGCAAATTCCTGGCCAGGTGGCAAGGGCCATATGAGATAAGAGAGAAGTTAGGCCCCGTGAATTACAGGGTATACCAGCCAGGAAGGCGGAAGCCCGAGCAGGTGTACCACGTTAATTTACTGAAAGCCTGGAAAGATAGAGAAAGTCTCCTTGGGGATGACCCGCGCTTTGTCTTGGCTGCAGAGAACGTCCCCGGCCCTACAGTGGTACCAGAGGATACCCCTGCAGTAAAGATAGGTAGCGGTTTGTCGACTAAGCAGACTCAAGAAGTGAAGGCGTTCATTAGCAGGAATAAAGACGTGTTCTCTGACCTTCCGGGACGTACCAATCtcgtccaacatgacattgtcaccgagccccaggAAAAGGTCCGTTTACGACCGTACCGGGTaccggaggctcggcgacaagccatttctcacaaaagggtactggc is a genomic window of Bufo bufo chromosome 1, aBufBuf1.1, whole genome shotgun sequence containing:
- the LOC120990083 gene encoding olfactory receptor 11L1-like; translation: MVLTNNITSVSLLGIPNLQNFTFLFFSLLVFIYCATISGNLLILFLYLVSKSLRSPMYFFITQLSLCDLLLSTDIVPMLLHTILYGGITMTLTSCIIQFVFLVISGSSECLFLSVMSYDRYLAICNPLRYNSIMNNTFCVTSVDIIWSVGFIVTLYYVISINSLYFCGPHVIDHFYCDIEPILQLSCSDTSIIHIRLLILSFFYAMLPFIIIVMSYVYIVIAILKIQSNTGRHKAFSTCSSHLIVVSLFYGTIIIVYMFPTKGQSLLLSKVLSLMYTVLAPLLNPIIYTLRNKDFKEAFQKRLSML